From a single Gemmatimonadota bacterium genomic region:
- a CDS encoding WD40 repeat domain-containing protein, whose amino-acid sequence LSPDGDIVACGSQDNSVHFWRRSTKQDSMMSGYPAKPSALAFDDTGTLLATGGGEAVTVWSFQGRGPEGTRPGTLYFHVQTVTKLAFAHRGMRLASGARDGGVVVWSLRRDGQGNPIGIALVADVVSALYWRPDGRALAALDAQGGATVWRVGNR is encoded by the coding sequence TACTGAGCCCGGACGGGGATATCGTGGCCTGCGGCAGCCAGGACAACTCGGTGCATTTCTGGCGTCGCTCCACGAAGCAGGACTCGATGATGTCAGGATATCCTGCCAAGCCGTCCGCCTTGGCCTTCGATGACACTGGCACCCTTTTGGCCACCGGTGGAGGCGAGGCGGTGACGGTCTGGAGCTTCCAGGGAAGAGGTCCCGAAGGCACGCGGCCCGGTACTCTATATTTTCATGTTCAAACTGTTACAAAGCTCGCCTTCGCTCACCGCGGGATGCGCTTGGCCTCGGGAGCTCGGGATGGCGGCGTAGTTGTGTGGTCACTCAGGCGCGATGGACAAGGCAATCCGATAGGAATTGCGCTTGTGGCAGATGTTGTCAGCGCCTTGTACTGGCGACCAGATGGACGTGCGCTTGCTGCGCTCGACGCTCAGGGTGGCGCAACGGTTTGGCGAGTGGGCAACAGGTGA